Within the Thermosynechococcus sichuanensis E542 genome, the region ACCCATACAAACGCGCTATTTGAGACCTCAACGTTAAAGGGAATTTTCTACAATGTCTTTATTTGATTGGTTTGCAAATCGCCGTAAAGAAACTGCCTTAACGCCCATGCAGCCAGAGCGAGAAATTGCCGATGGTCTCTGGACAAAGTGCGAAGCCTGTGGCGTCATGATCTACAGCAAGGATCTGCATAGCCATCAATTGGTGTGCCCAGAGTGTGGCCATCACCATCGCGTCAGCAGTAGTGAGCGCATTCAACAACTGATTGACCCCCACACATGGCGCCCCCTCGATGAAAATTTGGTCAGTTGCGACCCCCTGCAATTCAAGGATCGCAAGCCCTATAGCGATCGCCTACGGGAGTATCAAGAAAAAACCGGTCTCAAGGATGCCGTACAAACTGGCCTCGGCCAACTGGAGGGTCTGCCGGTTGCCTTGGGGGTAATGGACTTTGCCTTCATGGGCGGTAGCATGGGCAGCGTCGTTGGTGAAAAAATCACCCGCCTGATTGAGCGAGCCACTTGGGAGCATATTCCTCTGGTGATTGTCTGTGCCTCTGGCGGTGCTCGCATGCAGGAAGGGATGCTCAGCTTGGTGCAAATGGCGAAAACTGCCGCTGCCCTTGAGCGTCATCGCAGTGCTGGTCTGCTCTATATCCCCGTTTTGACCCATCCCACTGCTGGGGGCGTGACCGCGAGCTTTGCCATGCTAGGGGACATTATCATTGCCGAGCCGAAAGCCACGATTGCCTTTGCTGGGCGGCGGGTCATTGAGCAAACACTGCGGGAAAAACTGCCTGATGACTTCCAAACCGCCGAATTTGTTCAAAAATGTGGCTTTGTGGATGTGATTGTGCCACGCACTCAACTGAAATCCACCTTGGCGCAGCTCATCCGTTTGCATCAACCCATGGCAAGTCAAGTGTCCTCAACGCTGTTGCCAAAATCATTCCCTTTGATGGCAATGGCTGAGGAATAGTATAAAAACAGCAACAAGGCGTAGAAAAGGGCTGTCCTAGGGCGATCGCTATACAATAGGGGATACTCCTTCCATGCCGCAATGGCGTGGCTATCGCTGTGCTGTTTTTGCTGGCTCACCTGCTCTCATGCCTACCGCTCAAACTGATCAAAACCTCAAGCTTTGGTGGGGTGTTCTCTACCCTGCCTATGCTGATCACCCTATTTTGGCCGTTCCTAACCACGAAGGAACCGTTTTTGAGCAGGATACCAATCCCCCTAATGCGGCGGCCTTTTTTGACCCACAGCACCGCTACCAACGCTGGGATCACCGTTACGCCTGTGATTTGCCCCAACTGGTGCAGGATCTACAGCCTGAGGAACCGACGCTCTTAGAAGTCCTCCGCGAAACAGCTCAGGACTGGGCACAGGGGCTAAATATTCTCGACCCTAATGTGGTCATTCCCCATTTGCAATCGCAATACCCTGACCTCAGTGCGGTGGCGATCGCCTACCTTGCATTACATCTGATTTATCCTGAAACCATTCCCGCGATTCACGATGCGTGGCTAGATACCGTTGCCACCAGCAACTTACCGGCTGACTATTGCCACGGCATTATTCTTGACTACAATCACACTGCTCGCCCGCTGCAAGATGTTTGGCAAGACGAAAACATTGCTGATGAGCAAATTTTCCAGTATCTGGAGGACATGATTGAGCTGTGGAAAACTTTAGAACCGTGGCATTGCCACTATTCCTTGCTCACCGTGAAGAATTTGGCCGTCAATCCTGACGATCAATTGCGGCTGCACCAACTGGACTTCACCTTGCCCTTAGTGGAAACCTTTGAGAAACCCACAGCGCCCCCCAGCCTCGTTGGCGTTTGGCAAGAGTTATTTGCCCATGCCTCTAGTCGCCGCCAAGCCGTTTTTATGCCCCTCTTGGTCTCCTTGAGTACGGCTCCTCTAGAGAAAATCTCAGAAATCCAAATGTTGCTTGACTCCCTTGCCTCTACCCTGCGCAGTGAACCCCTGCCAGACTTTGAGGAGGAGAGCGGTGAAAGTACGGGTGACTTGATTAATGAACTGCCAGAAATGACCCTCTCAGCAGAATCAGCAGAAGAGGATCATACCGCTATTGAGGATGCACCCACTGCCCTCTTACCACGACAACTGGTTCAAGTGGATGTTGCTGCCCACACCGATACCGGGCGCGATCGCCACCACAACGAGGATTTCTATCTCATCAATCATCGGCAGCAGGTGCGCATGACCCCCAATGGTCAACAACTAGAGGTTCAGGGGGTTTATGTTCTCTGTGACGGCATGGGCGGACACGCCGAAGGAGAAGTTGCTAGCTCCTTAGCCACTAAAACCGTTTATGAATACTTCGAGCAGACTTGGCCGTGGCAGGGGGAACTCCCTAGCGCTGAGGAGGTACGCAACGCCATTTACCGTGCCAATGAGGTCATTTTTGCCACCAATGATCAAAAAGCAAAAATGGGCAGTGGTCGCATGGGCACCACACTGGTGATGGCACTGGTTCACAATTACCATCTTCGCCTTGGTCATGTCGGCGACAGTCGTATCTACCGCTTCACCAAACGGCAAGGACTGCAACAACTGACCACAGATCACGAAGTGGGCCAACGTCTGATTCAACAGGGGGTCGAACCCGAAATTGCCTATGGTCGCCCCGACGCCTACCAACTCACCCAAGCCCTCGGCCCTCGCAATAATGAGGCCATCTACCCAGAAGTGATTGACTTGGACATCGAAGAAGATACCCTTGTTTTACTTTGCTCCGATGGCCTCTCCGATAATCGCTGCCTTGAAACCCATATCATTAGCCATTTGGTTCCCATGCTCGACTTTAGTATCCCCCTCAGTCAGTCGCTCCATAAATTGATTGATCTGGGAAATCAAGTCAATGGCCACGATAACCTGACGGCGATCGCCCTCCGCTTCAAATTGCGCTCCGTTCTCAGCACCCTATTTTAGGGAAGGAAGATCTAGAATAGACACTTTGCCAAGTGGCATATTTCCTTGACCATAGATAAAAGAGTCTCTGAGGATAAAACTATCGTCAGTACCAAACTCTTTTTACAAAAAGTGATATGGTCTCCCCGTTCTTAAGGACTGTGTTTTCCCGTAGCTTAGTCAGCCTGACTGGCTTTGTTTCTCTTCTCACTGCCCCCGCACTGGCTCAAATCACCCCCGCCCCCAATACCACGGGCACGACCGTAGAAACTGTCAACAATCAATTCAACATTGGGGGTGGACAGCTTTCAGGGGATGGCCGAAACCTCTTTCACCTCTTCCGCGACTTCAATGTTCAGCAGGGACAAACCGCCAACTTTCTTTCTACGCCACAAATTCAGAACATTCTAGCTGGCGTCAATGGCGGCAGTGCCAGTTATATCAATGGCATACTAAAAGTGACAGGGGGCAACAGCAACCTCTACCTCCTGAATCCTGCTGGTATTGTCTTTGGCTCCAATGCCCAGTTAAATCTGCCAGCAGCGTTCCATGCCTCGACAGCGCAGCGGGTTCACTTTGGCGGTGGTATCTTTGACCTCAATGGCTCGAACTCTTACACCCAGCTCAATGGCTCTCCCCTCGGCTTTGAATTTGCCAATAGAGGGATTTTGATCAATGAAGGCAATCTCAGTGTTAATGCCGGTCAATCCCTGACCCTGATGGCGCATCAGATCATTAATACAGGCACCCTTGGCGCAGCGGGGGGCACAGTGAATGTTGTGGCAGTACCCGAGTCAAGTCTGGTGCGGGTTTCCCAAGAGGGCATGCTCCTCAGTCTTGAAATTCCCCAAGAGCGATTACCCGCCGCAGGCATTATTCAGCCAATTGATCTCCCGACGTTACTTACAGGGGGTAATGGCTATCCCGCCGTCAATAGTGTGACTCGAAATCCAGATGGCACGATTCGCTTAGTTCACGATAGCACTAAGATTCCCCTAACCACGAATACGGCGGTCATTGGCGGCACGATTGATGTGAGTCATGCCACAGGCTCCGGCGGGAAAATCACGATTGCTGGCCAAGGCAGTAATATTGCTCTCATGAATGCTCAACTCACTGCTGCGGGCAATACAGGGGGCGGCACTGTTCTCGTCGGCGGTGACTACCTAGGGGGAACAACAGGAACAAATCGCTTAGATCGTAGTTTCAATGCAGAGAATCTTTTCATTAATGGCGGGACTTCTTTGAATGCTGATGCCCTCAGTCAGGGGGATGGCGGAACGGTTATCAACTGGGCAGACAACAGCACCCGTTTTTACGGTCAAATTAGCGCACGGGGCGGCGCTCTTAGCGGCAACGGTGGCTTTGTCGAAGTTTCTGGCAAACAATACCTTGATTTCCAAGGCACAGTTGATACCACTGCCCCCAACGGGACTACAGGAACACTGCTCCTTGATCCAACAGATATCTATATTATTGATGGCAGAAGTGACTTCAATATTACCTCTACTTCACCTTTTGAGGCAGCATCAAACTTTTATCCATTCTCTAAACTAAGTATAGGGACACTGTTATCAGCACTCAGTTCCACCAACGTTATTGTCACAACAGCGAGTACTGCAAGCAGCACTGGAAATATCTATGTGCAAACCCCCATTTCGAGCAGCTCCACAAACTCGCTTACTTTACAAGCGGATAATAATATCATCATTGGCTATCCCATCTCTCTTCAAGGCAGCTTAATACTACAAGCGCAAGGTTTAATTCAAAATCAGGAATTTCAAAACAACCCAATCAACATTAGTGCAGCAAATATTATTGCGAACGCTCCGATACAAACTAGTGGAACAAATATCACTCTCCAAGCTAGTGGTAACATTTCCCTTCCCTCCGTTGGCAATGTTCTCAGTACATCAGGTGGAAGTATTAATCTACAGAGTAGTGGGGGTTTGATTTCTCTTGGTGGTTCAGTTAATGCATCTTCAAGTACTATTCAAATTACTGGAAGTACGAATTTATTGAACTCAACTAACTTTTTGGGAGGAAACATTACCTTTGATGGAAATATTACTGGCAATCATCCATTGACTATTACTTCAAATGGTCAAGCAACAGTTACTGGAATAATTAATGCAGCAAACTTAATTATTAATGCTAGCGGGAATATTCAACTCAATAACGTTACCACAAGTTCAGGTATTAATCTAGACTCTGGATTATTTAATATCACTACTGGTAATTTGCAAGTTACTCAGAGTAGTGGCATTATTCGTGTCGTTGCTCCCAAAAATATTACCCTTGGAAGTTTATCAAGCGCTGGAGGAGCGATCGCTGTTTTCTCAGGTGGTCAAAGTATTTCAACAGGCAATATCAACAGTAATGGTGGCTTTGTTTATCTCGATTCCATCACAGGGATTACGACAGGTAATGTCACCACTGGAGGAGGCAACTTCGATGCTGTGGCCTATGGTGGTCAATTGACTACGGGAAGTATTAATACTGCTGGAAGTGGCGGCAGTGTTACCCTATTTGCTCCAAATATCACTACAGGCAATATTTTCACAAATGGTGGTAGCTTTTTGGCGCAAACTGGTAGTTTCCCTGTTCAAACCTATAAAATTACGATTGACTCAATTCTCAACGGTAGTTCAACACTGCGAGGATTACTGACCAATCAAGCATCGCCAACTGGTAATTTGACATTTGGTTATTTAGCTACCAACGGCGGAGATATTAACTTGAGGGCTGGTGATATTGTTTTTAATTCAATCAACGCTGAGACTGGCAAAATTGACATCTATGCTGAGAATTTATTGCGTGCTTTAGGCACCTTTGATCGCAATGGTGTGCCCACTAGCATATTTGGCCGCTCGGTCAATATCTTTATCAACAATGACAGATCATTCTCAGTCGGTAACTCTGCTCTCAATGGAATAGCAGGCGCTATTCAGTCAGAGAATTCCGTGATTGCCCCGCCTAGAACATTATCAGGGCTGGTAGAAGTAGGCAATATTCGTTTTGAAAACAAAGGCCAAAATCCTCAAAACCTTTCTGAGCAGCAGGCCAGTATCCTCCTAGAGCCTCCACCGTTAGTAATAGAGGGTGCATCACAGGTGCCAAGTGAGTCACCTCCCATTCTTTTGACAGGAGAGATTGAGATTGCACTAGCTAATAATAATCTCAGTCGTGCTCTTGCCCTTTTAGACCAGCGAGGTTGTGAAGAGGTTACGAGTTACTTTGGTCGTCCCTGCGATAGAAGTGAATTGTCTATTGAAGAATTGCAAGCCGCACTAAATGAAATCGCTAAGCAAACAGGCAAGAAGCCAGCTGTTATCTATACACTGGCACGACCCGACCAACTCGATTTGATGATGGTGACACCAGAGGGAGAGCCAATTCACGTACCAGTGCGCGGAGTGGGGCGTGAGCAACTCCTAAAAACGGTGGATCAGTTTACGAATAGTGTGCGGGATCCACGCTTGGTCAATACCCGTGCTTATCTACCTGCATCCCAGCAACTCTATCAGTGGTTAATTGCACCGCTGCGATCTCAGTTGGATGCCCAAGGCGTTGAAACACTGGTTTTTGTTCTTGATAGTGGCATGCGGGGAATTCCCGTGGCGGCGCTCCATGATGGCCAAGGCTTCTTGATTGAGCGCTTTAGTATGGCCTTGGTGCCCAGTATGAGCCTCATGGATACCCGTTATCGCAGTGTCCAACAGGCACGGATTCTGGCGATGGGGGCATCGGAGTTCAAAGATCAGTCGCCCTTACCCGCTGTACCGCTGGAACTAGCTCAAATTACCAAGGATTTAGGGGGCGGTACGGAGTTCCTCAATGCTGACTTTACCATTCCCAACTTGCAGCGGCAGCATCGGCAGGGAACTTATCAAATCATCCATCTCGCAACGCATGGTGAGTTTCAGCCCGGGTCTCCTGAAAGCTCCTATATTGCCTTTACTGATGGGCGGTTGAATTTATTGCAGTTGCGCAATTTACGTCTCTATCGTCCGGAAACAGAGCTACTGACGTTGAGTGCCTGTCGTACAGCGGTGGGTGACTTAGATGCCGAGCTGGGATTTGCCGGGCTATCGGTGCAGTCGGGGGTGAAATCGGTTCTGGCTAGCTTGTGGTATGTCAGTGATGAGGGGACATTGGCTTTGATGACAGGCTTTTACAATCAATTGAATACGGCACCGATCAAGGCGGAGGCGCTGCGCCAAGCACAATTGGCCATGTTGCGGGGCGATATTACAGTCAAGGGGAATGAACTGCGCACAATTCGTGGCGGAATTCCTTTACCACCGCAGGTTGCGGTGGGCGATCGCTCCCTGAGTCATCCCTACTTCTGGGCCGCCTTTACGATGATTGGTAGTCCGTGGTAGGCCCAGGCTAGCGTTCCGGGCGCACAGTGGCAAAAATCTCTTCCAAAATCTCTGAGGCACCCTGTTCACGGAGTTTCAAGGCAAGGCGCGTTCCTAGTTCTTCGGCGCTGGCAGCATCGCCGGTGAGACTGTCTTTGACAAGGCGTTGGCCATTGAGACTTGCCACTAAGCCGGTGAGCGTGAGTTGACCGTTTTCAATCACGGTATGTACGCCAATGGGTACTTGACAGCCCCCTTCCAATTGCCGCAGGAAGGCTCGCTCTGCTAAGCAACGGGCTGCGGTCTCTGGATGTTCGAGGGTTTTCACTAAGGCCAAGATGTCGGTATCGTCGGCGCGGCATTCAATACCCAAGGCGCCCTGACCGACGGCATAGAGAGATACGGTTGCCGGTAAGACTTGGCTAATGCGATCGCCAAAGCCCAAACGCCGCAGACCCGCCACCGCCAAAATCAAGGCATCGTATTCCCCAGCATCCAACTTGGCCAAGCGAGTATTCAGGTTCCCCCGCACATCCTTGAAGGTGAGATGGGGGTAGTGGTGGCGTAGTTGTGCCAAGCGTCGCAGTGACGAAGTACCAATCACTGTGCCTTCAGGTAGGGTATCAATGGTGTGTCCTGTCCATTTCGCGCCTAAAACGAGGGCATCCGCTGGGTCTTCCCGCTCGGTAATCGCCGCTAAAACTAAACCATCGGGCAACTTGGTGGGTAAGTCCTTGAGGGAGTGGACGGCCAAATCGGTTTCGCCCCGCAGCATGGAGAGTTCTAGCTCTTTGGTAAAGAGGCCTTTATCGCCAATTTTTGCAAGGGCGACATCAAGGATATTGTCCCCTTGGGTGGTCATGGTCACCACCTCGAAGGCGCGATCGCGATGGTGGGTTTGTAGTTGCGCCTGTACCCATTCCGTTTGCACGAGAGCCAGTTGACTTTTGCGGGAACCAATGCGAACCGGACGGGACGAGGTGGCAATCATAGCGTTGAGTGTGCAGCGGACAGCATCCAGCCATTATAGGTTGCAGGGATCCCTAGGGGCAAGATCAGCCATTTTAGGGGTGGATACAGGCGGCAATAATTCCTGCCGCACCACCAGAGACCACTTGAATGGGTACCCCTAGCGCCTCCTCGACAGTGGCTAAAGACACATCATCGAGAAAGACGGGTTCATCGTGCTTGAGCATGAGACTAGGCAAGAGCAGGCGATCGCCCAAGGGCTTGCCCTTCAGGTGATAAATCAAATCATGACCTGTTAATAGCCCGGTAACGGACATTTGCTGTCCCCAATAGTCGCTGGCAAGGGCATAGAGATCAAGGCGTAGGTTCTCAATCTGATTAAGGCGAGCCACCAAGGGTGCAAAGGCCTGTTCCACCGTATTGCCCACCACCCAACTGAGATGGCGCGGCTGCGGTAGGCGTTGGGGAAGCTGTTGAGCGTGACGGTCAAACTCTTCTAAAAACAGGCGAATGGTTCCCACCCCATTACTTAGTTGCGGATAGTCCTGATAGTGGGCGGCGGGGGGTAAGGGCGATCCGGCAATCAAGAACCATTCATCCGCCAGCCACGCAAAGGGGGTTTGCCACTGCTGTTCAAACTGCTGTTGTAGGGCTTGTACCTGCTGAATGACTGCTTGGGCATGGTCAGGGGTGACAGGAATCAGTTCATCCTCCGGAGGGCGAAAGCGGGTCAGCCCCACGGGCACCACTGCCACAGAGAGCACCGTTGGCTCCTCCGGATCATAGAACTGCGCTAAATCCCGCAGGGTTTGTTCTAGGCACTCGCCGTCATTAATGCCCGGACAGACAACCACTTGGGCATGAAGTTGCAGCCGTTGCTCTTGAAACCAGCGAATTTGTTGCAGAATTTCCCCTGCCCGTGGATTTTTCAGTAGGCGTTGGCGGACACTGGGGACTGTGGCATGGACAGAGACATAAAGCGGGGAAAGCCGCAAACGGGCAATGCGCTGCCACTCTGAGGGAAGTAGGTTCGTGAGGGTAATGTAACTGCCATAAAGAAAGCTGAGGCGGTAGTCATCATCCTTGGCGTAGAGGCTCGCCCGTTTGCCGGGGGGCTGTTGATCAATAAAACAAAAGGGACAGCGGTTGTTGCACTGCATCAAGCCATCAAAAAGAGCCGTGGTAAACGCTAGTCCTAAATCTTCATCAATGTCTTTTTCAATTTCGAGGACGTAGGTTTGGCCGTCTTTGCCTAGCACTTCGAGGGTGAGGTATTCCTCGGCACAGAGAAACCGATAGTCAATCAAGTCGCGGGGGCGATCGCCATTAATGGCCACCAACGCATCACCGGGTTCAAATCCCAACTCAGCGGCAATAGAACCGGGTTCCACAGCAGCCACAACGGCCGGGCGAAGGGGGCGATCGCTCATGGTTAATTCTTGAAAAGAGGGGGTAAAGTCAGCAAAACTTCTTCATCTTGTACTGTACCTTAGCAAGCAAAGCCGCTGCCAACTCTCAGGATTCTCAAAGCAGCCATAGGGTTGATATAGTGGTGTTCTACATATTTCCAAATGTTAACGAGGAGAATCATGGGGTCATTGGGGATTAGCTTTACCGTTGGTGCAGGTAACTTTGTCCCCTTCTATGGGGTGCTGCTGCTGGGGCTTGTGGCTGCCGTGAGCATTGGCCTCATTGCATGGTACAACTCGAAGCGTCCCCCCGGTTGGGAAAATGCCGATCGCCCCAGTTTTATTCCCAAGTTGAATCTCGAAGCGTCTGAGTCCACCCCCACCTCTGATGAGACAACAGATTCGTGAAGCTCTTTCGGATTCTTTTACGGGCGGCTTGGCCGACGATTCTTGCAGCAGCGATCGCCGGACTTCTCAAC harbors:
- the hemC gene encoding hydroxymethylbilane synthase, with translation MIATSSRPVRIGSRKSQLALVQTEWVQAQLQTHHRDRAFEVVTMTTQGDNILDVALAKIGDKGLFTKELELSMLRGETDLAVHSLKDLPTKLPDGLVLAAITEREDPADALVLGAKWTGHTIDTLPEGTVIGTSSLRRLAQLRHHYPHLTFKDVRGNLNTRLAKLDAGEYDALILAVAGLRRLGFGDRISQVLPATVSLYAVGQGALGIECRADDTDILALVKTLEHPETAARCLAERAFLRQLEGGCQVPIGVHTVIENGQLTLTGLVASLNGQRLVKDSLTGDAASAEELGTRLALKLREQGASEILEEIFATVRPER
- the accD gene encoding acetyl-CoA carboxylase, carboxyltransferase subunit beta, which encodes MSLFDWFANRRKETALTPMQPEREIADGLWTKCEACGVMIYSKDLHSHQLVCPECGHHHRVSSSERIQQLIDPHTWRPLDENLVSCDPLQFKDRKPYSDRLREYQEKTGLKDAVQTGLGQLEGLPVALGVMDFAFMGGSMGSVVGEKITRLIERATWEHIPLVIVCASGGARMQEGMLSLVQMAKTAAALERHRSAGLLYIPVLTHPTAGGVTASFAMLGDIIIAEPKATIAFAGRRVIEQTLREKLPDDFQTAEFVQKCGFVDVIVPRTQLKSTLAQLIRLHQPMASQVSSTLLPKSFPLMAMAEE
- a CDS encoding CHAT domain-containing protein, which codes for MFSRSLVSLTGFVSLLTAPALAQITPAPNTTGTTVETVNNQFNIGGGQLSGDGRNLFHLFRDFNVQQGQTANFLSTPQIQNILAGVNGGSASYINGILKVTGGNSNLYLLNPAGIVFGSNAQLNLPAAFHASTAQRVHFGGGIFDLNGSNSYTQLNGSPLGFEFANRGILINEGNLSVNAGQSLTLMAHQIINTGTLGAAGGTVNVVAVPESSLVRVSQEGMLLSLEIPQERLPAAGIIQPIDLPTLLTGGNGYPAVNSVTRNPDGTIRLVHDSTKIPLTTNTAVIGGTIDVSHATGSGGKITIAGQGSNIALMNAQLTAAGNTGGGTVLVGGDYLGGTTGTNRLDRSFNAENLFINGGTSLNADALSQGDGGTVINWADNSTRFYGQISARGGALSGNGGFVEVSGKQYLDFQGTVDTTAPNGTTGTLLLDPTDIYIIDGRSDFNITSTSPFEAASNFYPFSKLSIGTLLSALSSTNVIVTTASTASSTGNIYVQTPISSSSTNSLTLQADNNIIIGYPISLQGSLILQAQGLIQNQEFQNNPINISAANIIANAPIQTSGTNITLQASGNISLPSVGNVLSTSGGSINLQSSGGLISLGGSVNASSSTIQITGSTNLLNSTNFLGGNITFDGNITGNHPLTITSNGQATVTGIINAANLIINASGNIQLNNVTTSSGINLDSGLFNITTGNLQVTQSSGIIRVVAPKNITLGSLSSAGGAIAVFSGGQSISTGNINSNGGFVYLDSITGITTGNVTTGGGNFDAVAYGGQLTTGSINTAGSGGSVTLFAPNITTGNIFTNGGSFLAQTGSFPVQTYKITIDSILNGSSTLRGLLTNQASPTGNLTFGYLATNGGDINLRAGDIVFNSINAETGKIDIYAENLLRALGTFDRNGVPTSIFGRSVNIFINNDRSFSVGNSALNGIAGAIQSENSVIAPPRTLSGLVEVGNIRFENKGQNPQNLSEQQASILLEPPPLVIEGASQVPSESPPILLTGEIEIALANNNLSRALALLDQRGCEEVTSYFGRPCDRSELSIEELQAALNEIAKQTGKKPAVIYTLARPDQLDLMMVTPEGEPIHVPVRGVGREQLLKTVDQFTNSVRDPRLVNTRAYLPASQQLYQWLIAPLRSQLDAQGVETLVFVLDSGMRGIPVAALHDGQGFLIERFSMALVPSMSLMDTRYRSVQQARILAMGASEFKDQSPLPAVPLELAQITKDLGGGTEFLNADFTIPNLQRQHRQGTYQIIHLATHGEFQPGSPESSYIAFTDGRLNLLQLRNLRLYRPETELLTLSACRTAVGDLDAELGFAGLSVQSGVKSVLASLWYVSDEGTLALMTGFYNQLNTAPIKAEALRQAQLAMLRGDITVKGNELRTIRGGIPLPPQVAVGDRSLSHPYFWAAFTMIGSPW
- a CDS encoding TIGR03279 family radical SAM protein gives rise to the protein MSDRPLRPAVVAAVEPGSIAAELGFEPGDALVAINGDRPRDLIDYRFLCAEEYLTLEVLGKDGQTYVLEIEKDIDEDLGLAFTTALFDGLMQCNNRCPFCFIDQQPPGKRASLYAKDDDYRLSFLYGSYITLTNLLPSEWQRIARLRLSPLYVSVHATVPSVRQRLLKNPRAGEILQQIRWFQEQRLQLHAQVVVCPGINDGECLEQTLRDLAQFYDPEEPTVLSVAVVPVGLTRFRPPEDELIPVTPDHAQAVIQQVQALQQQFEQQWQTPFAWLADEWFLIAGSPLPPAAHYQDYPQLSNGVGTIRLFLEEFDRHAQQLPQRLPQPRHLSWVVGNTVEQAFAPLVARLNQIENLRLDLYALASDYWGQQMSVTGLLTGHDLIYHLKGKPLGDRLLLPSLMLKHDEPVFLDDVSLATVEEALGVPIQVVSGGAAGIIAACIHP
- the psb35 gene encoding photosystem II assembly protein Psb35, producing the protein MGSLGISFTVGAGNFVPFYGVLLLGLVAAVSIGLIAWYNSKRPPGWENADRPSFIPKLNLEASESTPTSDETTDS
- a CDS encoding serine/threonine phosphatase — encoded protein: MPQWRGYRCAVFAGSPALMPTAQTDQNLKLWWGVLYPAYADHPILAVPNHEGTVFEQDTNPPNAAAFFDPQHRYQRWDHRYACDLPQLVQDLQPEEPTLLEVLRETAQDWAQGLNILDPNVVIPHLQSQYPDLSAVAIAYLALHLIYPETIPAIHDAWLDTVATSNLPADYCHGIILDYNHTARPLQDVWQDENIADEQIFQYLEDMIELWKTLEPWHCHYSLLTVKNLAVNPDDQLRLHQLDFTLPLVETFEKPTAPPSLVGVWQELFAHASSRRQAVFMPLLVSLSTAPLEKISEIQMLLDSLASTLRSEPLPDFEEESGESTGDLINELPEMTLSAESAEEDHTAIEDAPTALLPRQLVQVDVAAHTDTGRDRHHNEDFYLINHRQQVRMTPNGQQLEVQGVYVLCDGMGGHAEGEVASSLATKTVYEYFEQTWPWQGELPSAEEVRNAIYRANEVIFATNDQKAKMGSGRMGTTLVMALVHNYHLRLGHVGDSRIYRFTKRQGLQQLTTDHEVGQRLIQQGVEPEIAYGRPDAYQLTQALGPRNNEAIYPEVIDLDIEEDTLVLLCSDGLSDNRCLETHIISHLVPMLDFSIPLSQSLHKLIDLGNQVNGHDNLTAIALRFKLRSVLSTLF